From Nicotiana tabacum cultivar K326 chromosome 20, ASM71507v2, whole genome shotgun sequence, one genomic window encodes:
- the LOC107815630 gene encoding uncharacterized protein LOC107815630, whose amino-acid sequence MVHQAIWNIKGAISKIKPSWDNHHPWPDLCQRIEKLKPMQSWSQVLWSTPNHGYIKVNTDGSYIRENNKAGIGGIVRNNNGDLIMAFSKDVQCDNNNTAEALAAEFGMKWCKLQGYTNFILELDSMVIENMLINRDTNNLKIKQMIESML is encoded by the coding sequence ATGGTGCATCAAGCTATCTGGAATATCAAAGGAGCCATTTCGAAGATTAAACCAAGCTGGGACAACCACCACCCTTGGCCAGATCTCTGCCAAAGAATCGAAAAGTTGAAACCAATGCAAAGCTGGAGTCAAGTCTTGTGGTCGACACCAAATCATGGATATATCAAAGTTAATACCGATGGTAGCTACATCAGAGAAAACAACAAAGCAGGTATAGGAGGCATCGTAAGGAATAACAACGGTGATCTTATTATGGCCTTCTCGAAGGATGTCCAGTGTGATAACAACAATACTGCGGAGGCTCTAGCTGCTGAGTTTGGAATGAAATGGTGCAAGCTACAAGGCTACACTAATTTTATCCTTGAACTCGACTCTATGGTGATTGAAAACATGTTGATAAATAGAGACACCAACAATCTTAAAATCAAACAAATGATTGAGAGCATGCTGTAG
- the LOC142174596 gene encoding uncharacterized protein LOC142174596, whose amino-acid sequence MKLLSKSLTRWSKEKIGNIFEQVNIWEAKMVNLEEIDTLNNTDQSREELNKGQAKCIKWLGMQDAILIQKAQQKWYEEGDINTKYFHSLIRNRRCRLHFHTIKDHNGSWVQGDENISKVVVHHFKHLLNLQHQFNNHEVLNCIPNCITKEDNNLLNAIPDEDKIRDAVFSMNASSAAGPDGFNGTFYKKCLNIIKNDIVDFV is encoded by the coding sequence ATGAAACTTCTTAGTAAGAGTCTCACTAGATGGTCGAAAGAGAAGAttggaaatatttttgaacaagTTAACATATGGGAAGCAAAAATGGTAAACTTGGAAGAGATTGACACTCTTAACAACACAGATCAATCCAGAGAGGAGCTCAATAAAGGGCAGGCAAAATGCATCAAGTGGCTAGGTATGCAAGATGCCATCCTTATACAGAAAGCGCAGCAGAAATGGTATGAAGAAGGGGATATCAACACTAAATACTTCCATAGTTTAATTAGAAACAGGAGATGTAGGCTCCATTTTCACACGATCAAGGATCATAATGGCTCATGGGTCCAAGGGGATGAAAATATTTCAAAGGTGGTTGTGCATCACTTCAAGCATTTGCTTAACCTCCAACATCAATTCAATAATCATGAGGTCCTCAACTGTATTCCTAACTGTATCACTAAGGAAGATAATAATCTGCTCAATGCAATACCTGACGAGGATAAGATCAGGGATGCCGTGTTTAGTATGAATGCTTCAAGTGCAGCGGGACCGGATGGTTTTAATGGCACCTTCTATAAAAAATGCTTGAATATCATTAAGAATGATATTGTAGACTTTGTGTAG